TTGTCGGCCAGGTCCGCCTGGAAGATCTCTTCGCCTTCGCCGGCTTCGCCCATGTCGCCGATGTCGGACAGGCGTACCACGTCCGCCCACGGCTTGATCCGCTCGCGCAGCACTTTGCCGAGGCCGCCGGCCGCGCCGGTCAGCAACAGGCGCTTGAAAGGTTTTTTCGTCGTCATTGTCGTCTCTTGAGTCTTGTACGAAGGTTCAGGAAGGAGCATCCTAACCGAATCTGCCGGGAGCGGAAGGCTGCCGGGCAAATTCGCGTGAGAATGATCGGGACTGCGTGATCGGGACTGCGTGATCGGGACTGCGTGTCCGGGAATACGTCAGGTCACCGGCGCCGGGTTGAAGAGCACGAGGGCGTTATGCAGTTTCCAGTGCTCGGCCCAGGTCCTCCTGCCGCTGGCGGTATCAAGCAGCAGCTGGAACAGTTCCCAGCCCACGCTTTCGATCGTGGCTTCGCCGGTGGCGATGCGGCCCGCGTTCACATCCATCAGATCGTGCCAGCGGCGCGCCAGGTCGTCGCGCGTGGCCACCTTGATCACCGGGCATTCGGCCAGGCCGTAAGGCGTGCCGCGGCCGGTGGTAAACACGTGCAGGTTCATGCCGGCGGCCAGCTGCAGCGTGCCGCAGATGAAATCCGATGCCGGGGTGGCCGTATAGATCAGGCCCTTCACGCCCTTCGTCGTGGCTTTCTCGCCCGGCGAGAGTACGCCGGTGATCGGCACGCTGCCCGACTTGACGATCGAGCCCATCGCCTTTTCGACGATGTTCGACAGGCCGCCTTTCTTGTTGCCCGGCGTGGTGTTGGCGCTGCGGTCGACACCGCCGCGCGTCAGGTATTCGTCGTACCAGGCCATCTCGCGGATCATTTCCTGCGCCACCTCGGCAGTGGCGGCACGCGAGGTCAGCTGGTCGATCCCGTCGCGCACCTCGGTCACTTCCGAGAACATCACGGTGGCGCCGGCACGCACCAGCAGGTCGGTGGCAAAGCCCACGGCCGGATTGGCGGTCACGCCGGAGAAGGCATCGCTGCCGCCGCACTGCACGCCGACCACCAGGTCGGAAGCGGGGCAGGTCACGCGCTGGCGTTTGTTCAACACTTCGAGCTGCGCCTCGGCCGTCTGCATGATCGACTCGACCATCGACATGAAGCCCACGTTGCCGGCATCCTGCAGGCAGACCACCGGCGGCTCGGTGGCGATGGTGTCGTCCTTGCGGCGGATCTGGATCGAATTGGCGGGGAACAGGCGGGTCGGCTGCAGCTTTTCGCAGCCCAGCGAGACAACCATCGCCTGGCCGCCGAAGTTCGGATTCTTGCTGATGTTGTGGATCGTGCGGATCGGGATGTTCGCACCCGGCGCCTCGATCGCCACGCCGCAGCCATAGGTATGTTCGAGGCCGACCACGTCGTCCACGTTCGGGTAGCGCGGCAGCAGCTCGGCCTTGATGCGCTTCACCGCGAACTCCACCACGCCGGAGACGCACTGCACGGTGGTGGTGATGCCCAGGAGATTGCGCGTGCCGACCGAGCCGTCCTCATTGCGGAAGCCCTGGAACGTATAGCCCTCCAGGGCTTCCAGCGGCGGCACCTTCACGGTGGCGATCGGCAGGTTGTCCAGCTCGCGTGCCGGCGGCATTTCCAGCAACTGCTCGGAAACCCAGCTGCCTCGTGGAATGTCGCGCACGGCGCGGCCGATCGATACGTTGTAACGCAGCACATTCTCGCCCTGCGCGATGTCGGCCAGCGCCACCTTGTGGCCTTGCGGCACGGCTTCGACCAGTGCGAGGCCATCGGGGAAGACGGTGCCCGCGGGCAGCCCGCCATCGTTGACGACGATCGCGACATTGTCGTTGGCGTGCATGAGGATACGGCGCGGAGTGCTCATGTTTCTATCCTGGAGGGGCCGGCGGCGCGGGATCGGCGTGTTGTAGTTACGCAACGATCAGGCGTGCCGGCGAGTTGTCTGATGACTTCAGTATGACAGATGCCCAAATTTTTGGCTAGTCCACATTGCTCATTTGGTCTGACCGGTTTAGAATGGCCTGACCAAATGCAATAATGAAAAGCAAGATGCTGAAACGTCCGCCATCACCGCAAGAGTCTCCCGAGCCGCGGCTTTACCGCGTGGTGGCCGACCGTATCGCGCAATTGATCCGCGACGATGGTATCGCGCCCGGCTCACGACTGCCATCGGAACGCGATCTGGCGACCAAGCTGGCCGTCAGCCGGGCATCGCTGCGCGAAGCGCTGATCGCCCTCGAGCTGGGCGGCGTGATCGAGGTGCGCGGCGGTTCGGGCGTCTATGTATGCGAGGCGAGGCAGGAAAGCACCGTGCCGGAAGCGGGCCCGGGGCCGTTCGAAGTGTTGTCGGCACGCCGCCTGATCGAGGCCGAAGTGGCGGCGATCGCCGCCCGCGTGGCCACCGACAGTGCGATCGACGCGATCCTCAAGGCGGTGGAGGAAATGGAAGCGCATCACGCCAACAAGACGACCAACGAACAGGCCGACCGCAACTTCCACCTGGCGATCGCCCGCGCCACCGGCAACAGCGCGCTGGTGGGCACGATGGACTACCTGTGGAACCAGCGCGGCCGGTTGTGGCACAAGCTGAAGGAGCATTTCCAGACGGAGGAGCTGCGGCAGGAAACGCTGAAGGATCACCGCCGCATCTTCGAGGCGATCGCGGCGCACGATGCGGCCGCCGCGCGGCGGGCGATGCGCTCGCACCTGGAACGCGTGACGCGCACTTTCTCGCGCGGCTGAAGGGACCGGCCACGCGCCGGCCGGCATGACGCCGAAGCATTGGTGCATGGAACAGGTAGAAGCGGGCAATAACAAGCAACGACAAGCAACAACAAAAGCAAGCACCAGAAAAACAAGCCGCGACAACAACGCGGCAGTAACCAGAACAAGCAGCAGACACGCAGCAGGCGGCCCACGGGCCACCCGCAGAAACAAGCAGCAGGCGCGCCACGACAAGGCACGCCACAGGAGACAGGATGTACACGGACAACCCGCCATACCCGCCGGCAGCGGGGCGCTATCGCGCCGCGCCGCCGCGCCCCTGATCTTCAATAAAAACCTTTGATCCACCGCCTGCGACCCCGGCCCCGGCCCTCGTCGCAGCGGCACCGGGCACGCGAGGTGCCCGACCCGCGACCGTGCAGCAAGCATGGCGCGAACCCATCGGAAAACTTAGGAGACAAGCATGACCAAGCGCGCTAGTTTGCAATCCCGCCTCCAGCCACGGCTGGCGTTGACCTCTATCGCCGTTGCCGTGATGGCACTGGCCAACGGGGCAGCCGCACAGGAAGCCCCATTGCAGCGTATCGAAGTAACGGGTTCGTCGATCAAGCGGCTCGCCAGCGAAGATGCGCTGCCCGTCACCAGCATCAAGGCCGAGGAATTCGCCCAGCGCGGCATGACCACGCTGGCCGATGTGATGATGGCACTGCCGCAATCGGCTTCGCTGGCACCGTCGAATGCCGGTTCCGGCACCAACATCAACCTGCGCGGCCTGGGCGTGAACCGCACGCTGGTGCTTCTGAACGGCCGCCGCCTGGCCAACGAGGCGATCTCCGCCGGCTACGCCAATCTCGACGTGATCCCGTTCTCCGCGCTGCAGCGCGTCGAGATCCTGCGCGACGGCGCATCGTCGCTG
Above is a window of Pseudoduganella dura DNA encoding:
- the garD gene encoding galactarate dehydratase, encoding MSTPRRILMHANDNVAIVVNDGGLPAGTVFPDGLALVEAVPQGHKVALADIAQGENVLRYNVSIGRAVRDIPRGSWVSEQLLEMPPARELDNLPIATVKVPPLEALEGYTFQGFRNEDGSVGTRNLLGITTTVQCVSGVVEFAVKRIKAELLPRYPNVDDVVGLEHTYGCGVAIEAPGANIPIRTIHNISKNPNFGGQAMVVSLGCEKLQPTRLFPANSIQIRRKDDTIATEPPVVCLQDAGNVGFMSMVESIMQTAEAQLEVLNKRQRVTCPASDLVVGVQCGGSDAFSGVTANPAVGFATDLLVRAGATVMFSEVTEVRDGIDQLTSRAATAEVAQEMIREMAWYDEYLTRGGVDRSANTTPGNKKGGLSNIVEKAMGSIVKSGSVPITGVLSPGEKATTKGVKGLIYTATPASDFICGTLQLAAGMNLHVFTTGRGTPYGLAECPVIKVATRDDLARRWHDLMDVNAGRIATGEATIESVGWELFQLLLDTASGRRTWAEHWKLHNALVLFNPAPVT
- a CDS encoding FadR/GntR family transcriptional regulator; amino-acid sequence: MLKRPPSPQESPEPRLYRVVADRIAQLIRDDGIAPGSRLPSERDLATKLAVSRASLREALIALELGGVIEVRGGSGVYVCEARQESTVPEAGPGPFEVLSARRLIEAEVAAIAARVATDSAIDAILKAVEEMEAHHANKTTNEQADRNFHLAIARATGNSALVGTMDYLWNQRGRLWHKLKEHFQTEELRQETLKDHRRIFEAIAAHDAAAARRAMRSHLERVTRTFSRG